One stretch of Scatophagus argus isolate fScaArg1 chromosome 18, fScaArg1.pri, whole genome shotgun sequence DNA includes these proteins:
- the LOC124049346 gene encoding kelch-like protein 34, with protein sequence MDSYSLLYSSSQRTGLLSGFQRLRSQRKMCDVVLEAGGVSFPCHRALLASSSEYFWALFGETTIERSASSISLEVLTSEGLEVILDFLYSGWLSISPPSLPAVLEAARYLQVDAAVSICERFITDGLSAENCCSYANLAEHHALSDALHAANQTIAMEMGTLLKESRNDLLRLNIQSLMAVLDADEIPSVKEVELIKLALDWLNENGPLPLLKSNLLLSRLRFGLVTPSDLKNLSHTHRAMGTPLIRSQLTRALEYHRLGPAQPIRQSRQSTLRVSPNRVLLVGGGSSPDWPEQQMLLFDPRSKKFSSLRSSLPLRLRNHCVCSVGGFLFVIGGEEVKEKEEDGKKSVAVTTSNQMWRYDPRFNCWEKAESMLESRAQFTCCVVEDVIYAIGGRHTRPDTNMHTSVASVEFYDMSTGAWRRGAAMPRPLYGHASAVLDNNIYVSGGRPSNHGNIHSGNQDDHTESSREVLFWDLKSRVWEKRASMSIARFSHRLTTVQGHIYALLGMYEPFCDIERYDSQSDHWTRLRPLLTGSFNYGMVSMPSGNLLVFGGRRWSDGQEVIMKSVLEYDTKRDRWREICQLLRPLTGTECTLLPLPD encoded by the coding sequence ATGGATAGCTACTCCCTCCTCTACAGTTCCTCCCAAAGAACCGGGCTTCTCTCCGGCTTCCAGCGCCTCCGGTCTCAAAGGAAGATGTGTGATGTTGTCCTTGAGGCCGGCGGTGTATCTTTCCCTTGTCATCGCGCCCTTTTGGCCAGCTCCAGCGAGTATTTTTGGGCTCTGTTTGGAGAGACTACCATAGAGAGATCAGCAAGCTCCATTAGCCTTGAAGTACTAACATCTGAGGGTTTGGAAGTCATTCTTGACTTTCTGTATTCTGGCTGGCTCAGCATATCACCaccttcacttcctgctgtcTTGGAGGCAGCCAGGTACTTGCAGGTGGATGCAGCTGTGTCAATATGCGAGCGCTTCATTACTGATGGTTTGAGTGCTGAAAACTGCTGTAGCTATGCTAACTTGGCTGAACATCACGCCCTCTCAGATGCACTTCATGCTGCCAATCAAACCATCGCTATGGAGATGGGGACATTGCTGAAGGAAAGCAGGAATGACCTTCTCAGACTGAATATCCAGTCATTGATGGCGGTGCTTGATGCTGACGAGATACCTAGTGTCAAAGAGGTGGAGCTCATAAAGCTGGCTCTGGATTGGTTGAATGAGAACGGGCCCCTCCCTCTGCTGAAATCAAATCTACTGCTTAGTCGCCTGCGTTTCGGATTGGTCACACCCTCTGATCTTAAAAATCTCAGCCACACCCACAGAGCAATGGGCACACCTTTAATCAGAAGCCAGCTGACCCGCGCATTGGAGTACCATAGGCTGGGTCcagctcagccaatcagacagagcagacagtcTACACTCAGAGTGTCTCCCAATCGTGTGCTGCTTGTAGGTGGAGGATCCAGCCCTGATTGGCCAGAACAGcagatgctgctgtttgatCCTAGAAGCAAGAAGTTTTCATCGCTGCGTTCCAGTCTCCCGCTGCGACTGAGAAATCACTGTGTGTGCTCAGTGGGAGGTTTCCTCTTTGTGATTGGAGGAgaagaagtgaaagagaaagaagaagatggcAAAAAGTCTGTCGCTGTCACAACATCTAACCAGATGTGGCGCTATGATCCTCGCTTCAACTGCTGGGAGAAGGCAGAGTCCATGCTGGAGAGCCGGGCGCAGTTCACCTGCTGCGTGGTGGAGGATGTTATTTACGCTATTGGGGGTCGACACACACGACCAGACACCAACATGCACACCTCTGTAGCTTCTGTTGAGTTTTACGACATGTCTACAGGAGcgtggaggagaggagcagcaaTGCCTCGCCCCCTTTATGGTCATGCTTCAGCTGTGCTTGACAACAACATCTATGTGTCAGGTGGTCGGCCCAGTAATCATGGCAATATCCACAGTGGCAATCAGGATGACCatacagagagcagcagagaagtcCTGTTTTGGGACCTCAAAAGCAGAGTCTGGGAGAAACGAGCATCCATGTCTATCGCCAGGTTCAGTCACCGCCTCACAACTGTCCAAGGCCACATCTACGCCCTGTTGGGAATGTATGAGCCTTTCTGTGATATAGAACGATACGATTCGCAGTCAGACCACTGGACCCGCCTACGACCCCTTCTCACTGGCTCCTTCAACTATGGCATGGTGTCAATGCCATCTGGGAATCTACTGGTATTTGGAGGGAGAAGATGGAGCGATGGACAGGAGGTCATAATGAAGAGCGTGCTGGAATATGATACGAAGAGAGATCGTTGGAGAGAGATCTGTCAGCTCCTCAGACCTCTCACTGGGACCGAGTGCACTCTGCTGCCCCTGCCAGACTAA
- the smpx gene encoding small muscular protein yields the protein MSKPSSNVKALQANLNIPMGALRPGAGHPVKRREETVDTEEAHSPDQPSAAAQTPDEKKALPGAVKLPGPAVNLSELQNVKSELRWVTKD from the exons ATGTCCAAACCTTCATCCAACGTCAAGGCCcttcag GCTAATTTGAACATCCCGATGGGAGCTCTGCGTCCAGGGGCGGGACATCCTGtcaagaggagagaggagacagtaGACACAGAAGAG GCTCATTCACCAGACCAGCCCAGCGCTGCTGCCCAGACGCCGGATGAGAAGAAGGCATTGCCTGGTGCGGTGAAGCTGCCAGGTCCTGCTGTTAACCTATCAGAGCTGCAGAACGTCAAGAGTGAACTACGATGGGTCACTAAAGATTAA